One Candidatus Nitrososphaera evergladensis SR1 genomic window carries:
- a CDS encoding 6-hydroxymethylpterin diphosphokinase MptE-like protein produces MKFVDWFPYYQGIRAEFGYSTEKDQEAARMLSGMIKRKALEPKVLQKKIAGKSVLVLGAGPSLAENIKIIKKNKAFVKIAADGAVQELLENKIKPDIVVTDLDGDSALLQKAAKSGAVMVVHAHGDNTDMLKKLVPKFKKVLGTTQVMPVENVYNFGGFTDGDRCVFMAEEFGAKKIVMMGMDFGGTSAYKDVKDPELKKRKMQAGKRLLETLAKQSRSQLFHASKKPVKGFSPY; encoded by the coding sequence GTGAAATTCGTCGACTGGTTCCCGTATTACCAAGGAATCCGCGCAGAGTTTGGCTACAGCACAGAGAAGGACCAGGAGGCGGCCAGGATGCTTTCTGGCATGATAAAGAGGAAAGCCCTTGAGCCCAAGGTCTTGCAGAAAAAGATTGCCGGCAAGAGCGTGCTTGTCCTTGGCGCGGGGCCAAGCCTGGCAGAAAACATCAAGATAATCAAAAAGAACAAGGCTTTTGTGAAAATCGCTGCCGACGGCGCGGTGCAGGAGCTCTTGGAGAACAAGATAAAGCCGGACATCGTGGTGACGGACCTTGACGGCGATTCTGCTTTGCTGCAAAAGGCGGCCAAGTCGGGCGCGGTGATGGTCGTGCACGCCCACGGCGACAATACCGACATGCTGAAAAAGCTGGTGCCCAAGTTCAAGAAGGTCCTTGGCACGACGCAGGTGATGCCAGTTGAAAACGTCTACAACTTTGGCGGGTTTACGGACGGCGACAGGTGCGTCTTTATGGCAGAAGAGTTTGGCGCAAAGAAAATAGTGATGATGGGCATGGACTTTGGCGGTACAAGCGCGTACAAGGACGTCAAGGACCCGGAGCTCAAAAAGCGCAAGATGCAGGCCGGAAAGCGCCTGCTAGAGACGCTTGCCAAGCAGTCGCGCTCGCAGCTGTTCCACGCCTCCAAAAAGCCGGTCAAGGGCTTTTCGCCATACTAA